One genomic window of Solanum dulcamara chromosome 12, daSolDulc1.2, whole genome shotgun sequence includes the following:
- the LOC129876965 gene encoding 3-ketoacyl-CoA synthase 1, translated as MANESIEMEKERLTAEMNFKDSSSVVIKIRQKLPDFLQSVKLKYVKLGYGYSCNPVTLLLATILPMVVLTLIQLTDLKLDRFYDTWTSDPTLLIIDTSTGLTGSIVLFFLLGVYYVKKPRPIYLVDFACYKPQDERKMSVDSFLNMTEGNGAFQDETITFQKKISHRSGLGDETYLPKGITSNPPNLNMKEARAEAEAVMFGALDSLFSKTKVKPEEIGILIVNCSLFNPTPSLSSMIVNHYKLKTDIKSYNLGGMGCSAGLISIDLAKQLLKANPKSYAVVVSMENITLNWYFGNDRSMLLCNCIFRMGGAAMLLSNKSKDRTRSKYELVHTVRTHKGADDNSYNCVYQREDDKGIVGVSLARELMAVAGDALKTNITTLGPLVLPLTEQFRFFLTLVKRKLLKAKVKPYIPDFKLAFEHFCIHAGGRAVLDEIQNNLSLSDWHMEPSRMTLHRFGNTSSSSLWYELSYTESKGRVNKGDRVWQIAFGSGFKCNSAVWKSLRAIDSNEVNENGNPWSDCIQRYPVKVALAKT; from the exons ATGGCAAATGAAAGTATAGAAATGGAAAAAGAGAGGCTAACAGCTgagatgaatttcaaagattCATCCTCAGTTGTTATTAAAATCCGGCAAAAATTGCCGGATTTTTTACAATCAGTAAAGCTCAAATATGTCAAACTTGGTTATGGTTATTCATGTAACCCTGTCACACTTCTTTTGGCTACGATTTTGCCAATGGTTGTCCTAACTCTTATTCAACTGACCGATCTAAAATTAGACCGGTTTTACGATACGTGGACAAGTGATCCAACTTTACTCATAATTGACACTTCAACCGGTCTAACCGGTTCGATAGTGCTCTTTTTCCTTTTAGGGGTTTACTATGTCAAAAAACCTAGACCGATTTATTTGGTCGATTTTGCTTGTTACAAACCCCAAGATGAACGAAAAATGTCCGTTGATTCGTTCTTGAATATGACAGAAGGAAATGGTGCGTTTCAAGACGAGACTATaacatttcaaaaaaaaatatctcaCCGTTCTGGATTAGGTGACGAGACGTATTTACCCAAAGGGATCACATCCAACCCACCAAACCTCAACATGAAAGAGGCACGTGCGGAGGCCGAGGCGGTCATGTTTGGTGCATTGGACTCATTATTTAGCAAAACAAAAGTCAAGCCAGAGGAAATTGGAATTCTTATAGTGAATTGCAGTTTGTTTAATCCAACACCATCTCTTTCCTCAATGATTGTTAACCACTACAAGCTCAAAACTGACATCAAGAGTTACAATTTAGGTGGAATGGGATGTAGTGCTGGCTTAATTTCAATTGACTTAGCCAAACAACTATTAAAAGCAAATCCAAAATCATATGCTGTGGTTGTTAGCATGGAGAACATTACATTAAATTGGTATTTTGGAAATGATAGGTCAATGTTGTTATGCAATTGTATATTTCGTATGGGAGGTGCAGCCATGCTTTTGTCTAACAAGTCGAAAGATCGAACCCGGTCCAAATATGAGTTGGTTCACACGGTTCGAACCCATAAAGGAGCAGATGACAATAGCTATAATTGTGTGTACCAAAGAGAAGATGACAAGGGTATCGTAGGGGTGTCACTAGCTCGTGAACTTATGGCCGTAGCTGGTGATGCTCTCAAAACGAACATCACCACACTAGGGCCATTGGTGTTACCGCTTACAGAGCAATTCAG GTTTTTCTTGACATTGGTCAAGAGGAAACTCCTGAAAGCTAAAGTGAAGCCCTACATACCGGATTTCAAGCTAGCATTCGAGCATTTCTGCATACATGCCGGAGGAAGGGCAGTGTTAGATGAAATACAAAACAACTTAAGCCTAAGCGATTGGCATATGGAGCCATCAAGAATGACTCTACACAGGTTTGGTAACACGTCGAGCAGCTCGTTATGGTACGAGTTATCTTACACAGAATCAAAAGGAAGGGTGAACAAAGGAGATAGAGTCTGGCAAATAGCATTTGGTTCAGGTTTCAAATGTAACAGTGCAGTTTGGAAATCACTAAGGGCTATTGATAGTAATGAAGTGAATGAAAATGGTAACCCTTGGTCTGATTGCATTCAACGTTACCCTGTGAAAGTTGCCCTTGCCAAGACATAG
- the LOC129876633 gene encoding uncharacterized protein LOC129876633, which translates to MWVARQWSPCIPHTQFTTINPAAMCLPVAVPVNRLSTGIPKKFQLYSQLRNLDLGYTAEKKQQTRKKSQTKQRAEEQVEEKQGNSKKKLSGIDVLQALEKARAQKMKKKRNGRDSSLLSSRKVTEQRRNGTPEDEAVADYKIVRPLGIKEDWGSRLDELEKRLVDTTPAASICTIAEY; encoded by the coding sequence ATGTGGGTCGCTCGACAATGGAGTCCATGTATTCCACACACGCAATTCACCACCATTAATCCGGCCGCGATGTGCCTTCCAGTCGCCGTTCCTGTGAATCGCCTTTCGACCGGCATTCCGAAGAAGTTTCAGCTCTACTCGCAGCTTAGAAACCTCGATTTAGGTTATACAGCGGAGAAAAAGCAGCAAACACGGAAGAAATCACAAACAAAGCAAAGAGCAGAAGAACAAGTAGAAGAAAAGCAAGGAAATTCGAAGAAGAAACTGAGCGGTATTGATGTATTGCAGGCGCTGGAAAAAGCGAGAGctcagaaaatgaagaaaaagagaaatggAAGAGATAGTTCATTGTTAAGTAGTAGAAAAGTGACTGAACAGAGAAGAAATGGAACACCAGAAGATGAAGCTGTGGCGGATTACAAAATTGTTCGACCATTGGGCATAAAAGAAGATTGGGGAAGTCGTTTGGATGAACTGGAAAAAAGACTTGTGGATACAACACCTGCTGCTTCAATATGCACAATTGCTGAATActaa
- the LOC129875999 gene encoding heterogeneous nuclear ribonucleoprotein Q isoform X1 yields MAENTEIDDRVDLDDENYSEEDEDAELMEDEGAGEVGDENGEEQSYDSGGGDSGREQSPEADMDDVPEPAADEEKPSASLSEEEQKEHAELLALPPHGSEVFIGGIPRDVSEEDLRDLCEPLGEIHEVRVMRNRDTGESKGFAFVAFKTKDEAQKAIEELHNKEFKGKTLRCSLSETKYRLFIGNVPKSWSDDDFRKVIDGTGPGAELIELIKDPQNPPRNRGFAFVEYYNNACADYSRKKMVSANFKLEGNSPTVTWADPKITPDHSSAAAQVKALYVKNIPENTPTEQLKELFQRHGEVTRVVMPPAKVGGKRDFGFVHYAERSSALKAVKDSETYEVNGQMLEVVLAKPQTEKKFDAASPHNAISHHNYIPHPGYGAFPINPYAPLTAGYGTAAAFQQQPMIYGRGPMPSGMQMVPMVLPDGQIGYVLQQPGVQAPPVRPRRNDRSNGAGGPQGRGGSSGGGDDSNRGRRYRPY; encoded by the exons ATGGCAGAGAATACTGAAATTGATGACCGTGTGGATCTTGATGATGAAAATTACTCTGAGGAAGATGAAGATGCAGAACTTATGGAAGATGAAGGAGCTGGAGAAGTTGGTGATGAAAATGGCGAAGAACAATCGTATGATTCTGGAGGTGGAGATAGTGGGAGAGAGCAGTCTCCAGAAGCAGATATGGATGACGTTCCGGAGCCTGCTGCAGATGAAGAAAAGCCCAGTGCTTCTCTTTCTGAAGAGGAACAAAAAGAGCATGCTGAACTTCTAGCTCTCCCTCCACATGGGTCTGAGGTTTTCATTGGTGGTATTCCTCGAGATGTTTCTGAAGAAGACTTGAGGGATCTCTGTGAACCACTCGGTGAAATACATGAG GTCAGAGTCATGAGAAATAGGGATACTGGTGAAAGCAAGGGTTTTGCCTTTGTAGCATTCAAAACAAAAGATGAGGCACAAAAGGCTATTGAAGAATTGCATAACAAAGAGTTCAAG GGAAAAACCTTAAGGTGTTCACTATCAGAAACTAAATACAGATTGTTCATTGGTAATGTACCAAAGAGCTGGTCTGATGACGACTTCAGAAAAGTCATTGATGGTACTGGTCCTGGTGCAGAATTAATAGAACTCATAAAG GATCCTCAAAACCCACCACGTAATAGGGGTTTTGCTTTTGTTGAATATTACAATAATGCCTGTGCGGATTACTCTCGGAAAAAAATGGTAAGTGCAAACTTTAAGCTGGAGGGAAATTCACCAACTGTCACATGGGCTGACCCAAAGATTACGCCTGATCATTCTTCTGCTGCTGCTCAG GTTAAAGCACTTTATGTGAAGAACATTCCAGAAAACACTCCTACTGAACAATTGAAGGAATTATTCCAACGCCATGGTGAAGTTACCAGAGTTGTTATGCCGCCAGCCAAGGTTGGTGGTAAAAGAGACTTTGGATTTGTCCATTATGCAGAAAGGTCAAGCGCTCTGAAAGCTGTTAAAGACTCTGAAACATATGAAGTAAATG GTCAGATGTTAGAAGTAGTTCTTGCAAAGCCTCAGACTGAAAAGAAGTTTGATGCAGCCAGTCCTCACAATGCGATATCACATCATAATTATATTCCCCATCCAGGATATGGTGCATTCCCGATAAATCCATATGCACCTCTAACTGCTGGTTATGGTACTGCTGCTGCGTTCCAACAG CAGCCTATGATATATGGTAGAGGTCCGATGCCATCAGGTATGCAAATGGTGCCAATGGTTCTACCAGATGGTCAGATCGGCTATGTTCT CCAGCAGCCAGGAGTTCAGGCACCACCTGTCCGGCCTCGTAGGAATGACAGGAGCAATGGTGCTGGTGGACCACAAGGACGAGGAGGATCCAGTGGTGGCGGAGATGATTCCAACCGTGGTAGACGTTATCGACCATACTAG
- the LOC129875999 gene encoding heterogeneous nuclear ribonucleoprotein Q isoform X2, with translation MAENTEIDDRVDLDDENYSEEDEDAELMEDEGAGEVGDENGEEQSYDSGGGDSGREQSPEADMDDVPEPAADEEKPSASLSEEEQKEHAELLALPPHGSEVFIGGIPRDVSEEDLRDLCEPLGEIHEVRVMRNRDTGESKGFAFVAFKTKDEAQKAIEELHNKEFKGKTLRCSLSETKYRLFIGNVPKSWSDDDFRKVIDGTGPGAELIELIKDPQNPPRNRGFAFVEYYNNACADYSRKKMVSANFKLEGNSPTVTWADPKITPDHSSAAAQVKALYVKNIPENTPTEQLKELFQRHGEVTRVVMPPAKVGGKRDFGFVHYAERSSALKAVKDSETYEVNGQMLEVVLAKPQTEKKFDAASPHNAISHHNYIPHPGYGAFPINPYAPLTAGYGTAAAFQQPMIYGRGPMPSGMQMVPMVLPDGQIGYVLQQPGVQAPPVRPRRNDRSNGAGGPQGRGGSSGGGDDSNRGRRYRPY, from the exons ATGGCAGAGAATACTGAAATTGATGACCGTGTGGATCTTGATGATGAAAATTACTCTGAGGAAGATGAAGATGCAGAACTTATGGAAGATGAAGGAGCTGGAGAAGTTGGTGATGAAAATGGCGAAGAACAATCGTATGATTCTGGAGGTGGAGATAGTGGGAGAGAGCAGTCTCCAGAAGCAGATATGGATGACGTTCCGGAGCCTGCTGCAGATGAAGAAAAGCCCAGTGCTTCTCTTTCTGAAGAGGAACAAAAAGAGCATGCTGAACTTCTAGCTCTCCCTCCACATGGGTCTGAGGTTTTCATTGGTGGTATTCCTCGAGATGTTTCTGAAGAAGACTTGAGGGATCTCTGTGAACCACTCGGTGAAATACATGAG GTCAGAGTCATGAGAAATAGGGATACTGGTGAAAGCAAGGGTTTTGCCTTTGTAGCATTCAAAACAAAAGATGAGGCACAAAAGGCTATTGAAGAATTGCATAACAAAGAGTTCAAG GGAAAAACCTTAAGGTGTTCACTATCAGAAACTAAATACAGATTGTTCATTGGTAATGTACCAAAGAGCTGGTCTGATGACGACTTCAGAAAAGTCATTGATGGTACTGGTCCTGGTGCAGAATTAATAGAACTCATAAAG GATCCTCAAAACCCACCACGTAATAGGGGTTTTGCTTTTGTTGAATATTACAATAATGCCTGTGCGGATTACTCTCGGAAAAAAATGGTAAGTGCAAACTTTAAGCTGGAGGGAAATTCACCAACTGTCACATGGGCTGACCCAAAGATTACGCCTGATCATTCTTCTGCTGCTGCTCAG GTTAAAGCACTTTATGTGAAGAACATTCCAGAAAACACTCCTACTGAACAATTGAAGGAATTATTCCAACGCCATGGTGAAGTTACCAGAGTTGTTATGCCGCCAGCCAAGGTTGGTGGTAAAAGAGACTTTGGATTTGTCCATTATGCAGAAAGGTCAAGCGCTCTGAAAGCTGTTAAAGACTCTGAAACATATGAAGTAAATG GTCAGATGTTAGAAGTAGTTCTTGCAAAGCCTCAGACTGAAAAGAAGTTTGATGCAGCCAGTCCTCACAATGCGATATCACATCATAATTATATTCCCCATCCAGGATATGGTGCATTCCCGATAAATCCATATGCACCTCTAACTGCTGGTTATGGTACTGCTGCTGCGTTCCAACAG CCTATGATATATGGTAGAGGTCCGATGCCATCAGGTATGCAAATGGTGCCAATGGTTCTACCAGATGGTCAGATCGGCTATGTTCT CCAGCAGCCAGGAGTTCAGGCACCACCTGTCCGGCCTCGTAGGAATGACAGGAGCAATGGTGCTGGTGGACCACAAGGACGAGGAGGATCCAGTGGTGGCGGAGATGATTCCAACCGTGGTAGACGTTATCGACCATACTAG